Proteins encoded by one window of Mechercharimyces sp. CAU 1602:
- the veg gene encoding biofilm formation stimulator Veg, whose translation MGKNALSEIKHTLDHYIGKKIHLKANSGRRKTIERTGILEETYPSVFIVKLDEAQHAFERVSYSYADILTESVELTVLQAEERLPVKYIKTTQ comes from the coding sequence ATGGGCAAAAATGCGCTATCCGAGATCAAACATACCTTGGATCATTACATCGGCAAGAAGATCCACCTGAAAGCAAATAGTGGTCGCAGAAAGACCATTGAACGGACGGGAATCCTAGAGGAAACCTATCCTTCTGTTTTCATCGTTAAACTAGATGAGGCTCAGCATGCTTTTGAGCGCGTGTCTTATAGTTATGCAGACATTTTAACAGAGTCCGTTGAACTGACCGTTTTACAAGCGGAAGAGAGACTGCCTGTTAAATATATAAAGACGACCCAATAA
- a CDS encoding ribonuclease H-like YkuK family protein — translation MEFVHPRKGKFALDELVEDIGAFLASDQAAEYKVVIGTDSQTNQQGTTFVTAIIIHRVGKGASFYYRRFRNQPVRDLRYRIYRETELSLECLEQLKEKGLLQLSMDWPVEIHLDVGQRGPTRKLIQDVVGWVTAVGYTAKIKPEAYAASAVADRFTK, via the coding sequence ATGGAATTTGTGCACCCCCGTAAGGGAAAATTCGCATTGGACGAGTTGGTAGAGGATATTGGCGCTTTTCTAGCAAGTGATCAAGCGGCAGAGTATAAAGTTGTTATCGGAACAGACTCGCAAACCAATCAACAAGGAACCACCTTTGTCACAGCCATTATCATTCACCGCGTGGGCAAGGGCGCCTCATTTTACTATAGACGTTTTCGCAACCAACCTGTGAGGGATTTGCGTTATCGGATATATCGTGAGACAGAGCTTAGCTTAGAGTGTTTAGAGCAATTAAAAGAAAAAGGGTTACTTCAGCTTTCGATGGATTGGCCTGTAGAAATTCATTTGGATGTGGGTCAGCGTGGTCCGACGAGAAAGTTGATCCAAGATGTCGTAGGATGGGTGACAGCGGTAGGGTATACAGCAAAAATTAAGCCAGAAGCATACGCTGCTAGCGCTGTTGCGGATAGATTTACCAAATAA